The genome window CCACAGATCCGCAGTATGCCTTTCTGGAAGTGCGCCGAGTAGCCACATTGCCGCCGTCAAATCCGTTTAAGATGGCGTCGTTGTTGTTTGCCCTGCCTTTCTCGCCGTAGCTCAGGCCCAAGAGCGAGTCAAAAAGACCTTGCTCACTTGATATGGCGGAAAAAAAAACCTTTGTTTTCAGTGAGTACCGCGTCAAGCGCCTCTGGCGTAGAATTTGTTACAAACAACTGCCTTGATGCAATATCCAGCCGCTTATCAATATCATCCTCTTCATCTTCAGTCTTTGCTTTATCTCGCGCCCCAACTAGCGCGCCAATTACCGCCACCTGCTGATCAATAAATTTTTGTTGGAACATCTTGATCACGCGTGACTTGCCAGTTGCTGGAGGCTGCTCTAATACTGCATATATCCCTATTGGCAGCCGATCTCCATTTGGATAAGATACGCACCATTTACGCATCGCGATTGAGCTAAAAACCCCAAGTCCAGCCATAAAAACAGTGCTGGGAGGCATGTATGCGCGTTTTGCAAGACTCTCTGATATGCGCCTTATAATGTGCTCCTCGTGTATATGCCGCAACAAATCAAGCTCGCAGTACCTGCTGCCGTCGTCAAGAGTTTTATTGATTCCTGATACCGGCGTGTATTTCATTTCGATTATATTAGTCATTGTTTCCCTTGCTTAAATAGTCGTTCCAATCCTCACCCACATTTGGAGGCATCAGCACGCTTCCATATACTGCAAGCGCGGCATCCTCTGCTGCTTTTTGCCCGACTCCAGACTCATCGTTGTCTGCGCATACGATGATCTCATGGCCTTTAAACAGGCTATTGATCTCCAGTGCTACAGGCTTTAGGTTACCGGCATCAAAGGCAACTATTACACAGTGCCCTGTGTGATCCCGCAGGCTGGCTCCTGTAGCGAAGCCCTCGCAGATCAATAGCTTGTCTGTAGGCTCTCCTATAGGGAAAAAGCATCCATTTTTGCGTCCGCCAGACAAGAAGCGCTTTGTGCCGTCGGCATTTATAAATTGCAGGTTAACAAGCGCCTTATCCGCATTGTATAAAGGAATGACCAGCGCACCTGCAAATTCGCGCGCTCCAAATGGCTTGATCTTTTTGGCGGCAAGGTAGGGATGCTCTACAGCATGCGCCGATCCATGCCAATATGTAGATGCTTTACGCGCTGCCTTCGCTTGCATCTTTTTTCGCTCATCGTCTGCAGCCTGCTTGGATTTCTCTATGCGCTCCTGATTTGGTGGCTCACCGCTTGCGCTCCATGATTGAGATATGCCCGACTTAAAATCACAAAACCAGCCTGCTGGCGGCTCGTCGGGGTAATGTATATAGCTGCCATTCTTTGTCCCAGGAGAGTGCCCAGGGACGTGAAACCTGTGGATCTTTCCATCGGATATTATCTCGCCTGTATAATTGATACCTGCAGCGTGCATTGCTTCAATCATTTTATTAACTCCCTGGTTACAAGTAACCAGAATTCTCGGGCTTCCTCTGGATTTAGATCGGCGTAGTCTATAGCGTCCTGCGTTTCCTCCTGTCCCCAATCATCACTACTTGCATAAATTTTTATCAGGTCAGCTGTTGTATAGGTATTCATATTTTTATCTCCTTTTTGTAAATATGATTTGACAATATAAACACCGTGCTATATCTTGTCAACATCGAATGACACACAGCAAGATTTTTAAAAGGATTAGAAACATGTTAGAAATAGTAAAGACTGAAGATACCGGAATTATCATAGCCACCATAACCGGCGAAGCAGGAATTGGCAAAACATCGTTAGCCTGCACTTTCCCAAAGCCCATCGTTATAAAGACTGAAGATGGTTTAAAGTCTGTGCCAATAGCGAGCAGGCCGGATGCTCTGGAATTGGTCGAAGATGCAGATCAGCTATTTAAACAGTTGGCTGCTATACTAAAGGAGAATCATGACTATAAAACGTTGATTATAGACAGCATCACCCAATTGGATCAGGTATTTACAGACAAGATAATATCTGAAGAAAGATCAGAAACCAAGACTCTGGCAACTGCAATGGGAGGATATGGAGCTGGGTTTAATGCATTGTCTGCTATGCATGGCAGGGTGCGCAAATACGCTCAGGCAATACACGATAAGCGCAAAATGAACATAATCTTTGTAGCCCATACTGATATGGAAACCATAGATCTGCCTGATCAGGACCCGTACAGCAGGTACTCGCTGCGCATCCATAAGAAGAGCCTGAAGCATTACGTTGATAACGTAGACCTTGTAGGGCATATCAAGCTGGATATGGTGGTAAAAGGAAAAGACAAAATAAAAAAAGCAGGCAGTAATGGATCTCGCTACATGGTGGCATATACCACCGCTAACTGTGTTAGCAAAAACAGATTTGGTATCAGCGATGATATCCAGATAGAAATTGGTAAAAACCCTTTACAATCAATCATTAAATAAGGAAAACATTATGTCATTTTGGACACTATCTAACGGCGAAAACATAAAACCAACAGATAATTTTGAATCTGGAGGATTTAAGCTTATACCGGACGGTACAGTATGTAATGCGGTCATCGAAGACGCTGCCTGGGACACGATACAGCCGAACGAAAGGAACTCTGAGCCGGAAGAATACATATCA of Nitrosomonas sp. contains these proteins:
- a CDS encoding toprim domain-containing protein, giving the protein MIEAMHAAGINYTGEIISDGKIHRFHVPGHSPGTKNGSYIHYPDEPPAGWFCDFKSGISQSWSASGEPPNQERIEKSKQAADDERKKMQAKAARKASTYWHGSAHAVEHPYLAAKKIKPFGAREFAGALVIPLYNADKALVNLQFINADGTKRFLSGGRKNGCFFPIGEPTDKLLICEGFATGASLRDHTGHCVIVAFDAGNLKPVALEINSLFKGHEIIVCADNDESGVGQKAAEDAALAVYGSVLMPPNVGEDWNDYLSKGNND
- a CDS encoding ATP-binding protein encodes the protein MLEIVKTEDTGIIIATITGEAGIGKTSLACTFPKPIVIKTEDGLKSVPIASRPDALELVEDADQLFKQLAAILKENHDYKTLIIDSITQLDQVFTDKIISEERSETKTLATAMGGYGAGFNALSAMHGRVRKYAQAIHDKRKMNIIFVAHTDMETIDLPDQDPYSRYSLRIHKKSLKHYVDNVDLVGHIKLDMVVKGKDKIKKAGSNGSRYMVAYTTANCVSKNRFGISDDIQIEIGKNPLQSIIK